One Maribacter dokdonensis DSW-8 genomic region harbors:
- a CDS encoding class I SAM-dependent methyltransferase, with the protein MKRQLKELTGAILVQLQYKKAESLIKKGISFNVGNELNFNERLMRAALLKQAEKNEDFNLLANYHKNFWKHTGRKYFSEKGSVLNDFFLPHCLPVFQSLIKLLKGNPEKYHTMIEIGTGNGEVLEYLSRQFPQIEKFVGIDLSTDQIEFNTKKYQQYHKLNFVAADGAEWIRKNGTDNIIIITSGGVLEYFTQQQLKHLFKYLNHLRNTIFIAIEPIGVDVDFTKNPNSQPYGIERSFSHNYTQLFEDAGFSLWYQSVIEGVQKEADFGVFGAINL; encoded by the coding sequence ATGAAGAGACAATTGAAAGAATTAACAGGTGCAATTTTAGTACAGTTGCAATATAAAAAAGCTGAATCCCTCATAAAAAAGGGAATCAGTTTTAATGTGGGTAATGAATTGAATTTTAATGAACGATTAATGCGTGCAGCCCTTTTAAAACAAGCGGAGAAAAATGAAGATTTCAATCTACTGGCCAACTATCATAAAAACTTTTGGAAACATACCGGTAGAAAGTATTTCTCGGAAAAAGGAAGTGTGTTAAACGATTTTTTTCTACCACATTGTTTACCTGTTTTTCAAAGCCTTATAAAGCTCCTTAAGGGCAATCCTGAAAAATACCATACCATGATAGAAATAGGTACGGGTAATGGTGAGGTTCTAGAGTATTTGAGTAGACAGTTTCCGCAAATAGAGAAATTCGTAGGTATAGATTTAAGTACTGATCAAATTGAATTTAATACTAAAAAATACCAGCAATATCATAAGTTAAATTTCGTTGCCGCGGATGGTGCTGAATGGATTAGGAAAAACGGAACGGACAATATAATTATTATTACTTCAGGTGGTGTTTTAGAGTATTTTACACAACAACAATTAAAGCATTTGTTTAAATATTTAAACCATTTAAGAAACACTATCTTCATTGCCATAGAACCCATTGGGGTAGATGTTGATTTCACTAAAAACCCAAATTCGCAACCTTATGGAATAGAGCGGTCATTTTCCCATAACTACACACAGCTTTTTGAAGATGCTGGATTTAGCTTATGGTACCAATCCGTAATAGAAGGGGTGCAAAAAGAAGCCGATTTTGGAGTGTTCGGCGCCATAAACCTTTAG
- a CDS encoding efflux RND transporter periplasmic adaptor subunit: MRKNVLYLVAAVFVGLLCGYFIFGTNSTETVHNDHDHEEVGSSEMWTCSMHPQIMQPEPGDCPICGMDLIPAETGADGLSANEIKMSENAIALANIQTTILGSVAGASGDNSILLSGKIVPNDENNAVQASYFDGRLERLHVNYEGQKIQKGQLLATIYSPNLVAAQQELLTTATLKESQPALYEAVRNKLKLWKLSDAQIAAIETTGKVKDNFPIYATVTGTVTEVTAREGDYVKQGQPILKVSNLTTVWAEFDAYENQISSLKVGQKIKVVSNAYAAKEFEATVSFVDPILSNATRTVIVRAILKNTDDLFKPGMFVTGKISGENNHNEDVITVPASAVMWTGERSLVYVKTSVDQPIFEMREVKINGRNGENISIASGLQHGEEIVTNGTFTIDAAAQLQGKKSMMNKMGGRVMTGHEHHTGMEASSNKAETSSHMEMEFSKSFQDDFSKALHTYLEMKDAFVSGEPQQITSLAKKAAAAFKSLPKKDLGTLEKEHLEKSIAMFSAIGNSGHLGQQREHLVVLNEHMVAMAMNLKSPSENLYVQRCPMANSNQGAVWLSLDEEIRNPYYDSGMLTCGSVIQVIQ; the protein is encoded by the coding sequence ATGAGGAAAAATGTTCTTTACCTAGTTGCCGCCGTGTTTGTAGGGTTGCTTTGTGGCTATTTTATATTTGGCACTAATTCTACTGAAACAGTGCACAATGATCATGACCATGAAGAGGTTGGGTCCAGTGAAATGTGGACCTGCTCTATGCATCCACAGATCATGCAGCCAGAACCAGGGGATTGCCCCATATGTGGTATGGATTTAATACCTGCGGAGACAGGTGCGGACGGACTTTCGGCCAACGAAATTAAAATGAGCGAAAATGCCATTGCCTTGGCAAATATTCAAACAACTATTTTAGGATCGGTTGCTGGTGCATCTGGGGATAACAGTATTTTACTTTCCGGTAAAATTGTACCCAATGATGAGAATAATGCGGTACAGGCCAGTTATTTTGATGGTCGTTTAGAACGTTTACATGTGAATTATGAGGGTCAAAAGATACAGAAAGGCCAGCTATTGGCAACCATTTACTCCCCTAATTTGGTCGCGGCACAACAAGAGCTTTTGACCACGGCAACCCTTAAAGAATCTCAACCGGCTTTATATGAAGCGGTGAGAAATAAATTGAAATTGTGGAAATTATCCGATGCTCAAATTGCCGCAATTGAAACTACAGGTAAGGTTAAGGACAATTTTCCGATCTATGCTACGGTAACCGGTACCGTTACAGAGGTTACGGCTAGGGAAGGGGACTACGTAAAACAAGGCCAGCCTATATTAAAAGTGAGTAATCTTACTACGGTTTGGGCAGAATTCGATGCTTATGAAAATCAAATATCAAGTTTAAAAGTTGGACAGAAAATAAAAGTAGTGTCAAATGCTTATGCTGCAAAAGAATTTGAGGCAACAGTATCCTTTGTAGACCCAATTTTAAGCAATGCTACCCGCACGGTCATTGTTAGGGCCATTCTAAAAAATACAGATGACTTATTTAAACCGGGTATGTTCGTTACCGGTAAAATCTCTGGTGAAAACAACCATAATGAGGATGTTATAACCGTGCCTGCAAGTGCTGTAATGTGGACGGGGGAGCGGTCTTTGGTATACGTAAAAACTAGTGTGGATCAACCCATTTTTGAAATGCGGGAAGTAAAGATCAACGGAAGAAACGGTGAGAACATAAGTATAGCTAGCGGCTTACAGCATGGAGAAGAAATTGTTACCAATGGTACGTTTACCATTGATGCTGCTGCACAGTTACAGGGTAAGAAATCTATGATGAACAAAATGGGAGGTAGGGTAATGACCGGACATGAACATCATACTGGGATGGAAGCTAGTAGTAATAAAGCAGAAACATCATCTCATATGGAGATGGAATTTTCAAAGTCTTTTCAAGATGATTTTTCAAAGGCCTTGCATACCTATTTGGAAATGAAAGATGCGTTTGTTTCTGGTGAACCCCAGCAAATTACTTCTTTGGCCAAAAAAGCTGCTGCTGCTTTTAAATCATTACCCAAAAAGGATTTGGGTACACTTGAAAAAGAACATTTGGAAAAAAGTATAGCCATGTTCTCGGCAATTGGTAATAGTGGTCATCTAGGACAACAAAGGGAACATTTAGTAGTCTTAAATGAACATATGGTAGCAATGGCCATGAATTTGAAATCACCTTCAGAAAATTTATACGTACAACGTTGTCCTATGGCCAATAGTAACCAAGGTGCGGTATGGCTAAGTCTTGATGAAGAAATTAGAAACCCTTATTACGATAGTGGTATGTTAACCTGTGGTAGTGTAATACAGGTGATTCAATAG
- a CDS encoding DUF305 domain-containing protein has product MKTEEQKNHKMDTNNYTKFALMLGASFVAMYITMYLNTYAIDHVYFSLTRFYMSCLGISTMALIMFFAMRNMYKNRKKNMVIIIGSIALFLGALGLVRVQAPIVGDVLWMKAMIPHHSIAILTSERADIQDPEVKKLANDIIKAQKKEIEEMKAMIQRLENEK; this is encoded by the coding sequence ATGAAAACAGAAGAACAAAAAAATCATAAAATGGATACCAATAACTATACAAAATTTGCGCTGATGCTAGGAGCATCGTTTGTGGCCATGTACATCACCATGTACTTAAATACCTATGCTATAGACCATGTTTATTTTAGTCTCACAAGGTTTTATATGAGTTGTTTGGGTATTTCAACCATGGCATTGATCATGTTTTTTGCCATGCGCAATATGTATAAGAACAGAAAGAAGAATATGGTTATAATCATTGGCAGTATAGCTTTGTTTTTAGGTGCTTTGGGCTTGGTTAGGGTACAAGCGCCCATTGTAGGCGATGTGTTGTGGATGAAGGCAATGATACCGCATCATTCTATTGCAATTTTAACCAGTGAACGTGCAGATATTCAGGATCCAGAGGTCAAAAAGTTGGCCAATGATATTATCAAAGCACAAAAAAAGGAAATTGAAGAAATGAAGGCAATGATCCAGCGCCTTGAAAACGAAAAATAA